The following nucleotide sequence is from Mycobacterium sp. 3519A.
GGGACGTGTCCCTCACGTAACGCTGGAGAAGCCACTCACGATGACATTTTCGGGAGAACGTCTCGATGCTGTCGTTGCTGAGGCGGTGGCTGGCAACAGGGACGCGCTCCGGGAGGTGCTGGAGATCATTCGCCCGATCGTGGTGCGGTACTGCCGGGCCCGGGTTGGGGCGACCGAGCGAAGCGGTCTTTCAGCTGATGACGTCGCACAGGAGGTGTGCTTGGCCGCCATAACGGCGCTGCCGCGCTACAAGGATCAGGGACGACCGTTCCTGGCCTTCGTGTACGGCATCGCCGCGCACAAGGTAGCTGACGCTCACCGCGCGGCCGCCAGGAATCGTGCCGACCCGACGGATGCGGTGCCGGAACGTTATTCGCTGGAAGCCGGTCCCGAGCAAATGGCACTGGACTCCGAATCGGCAGCGCGGATGAACAAGCTGCTGTCCGTGCTGCCCGAGAAGCAGCGCGAAATCCTGATCCTGCGCATCGTCGTCGGCATGAGCGCCGAGGAGACCGCGGAGGCCGTCGGCTCGACGCCGGGTGCTGTCCGCGTCGCGCAGCACCGCGCGCTGGCGCGGCTCAAGAACGAGATCACGGCGACGGAGCACGGCCATGCCTGACTTCGGACGCTGGAACAACGGGGGCGATCCGTCGCTCAACGAGATCAACCGCACGGACCGGTTCATCGACGCGCTGGCCAACCAGCAGCCCGTGTACTCGACCGACCCTGGTGAGGGCGAACTCGCGCACCTGCTGGCCGGTTGGCGTGACGAGATCCGCACCCCACCGCTGATGCGGCCGGTCACGCCGCGCGACGCGGCCGCCGCACTGACCCGCGCCATCGAAGCGCGCAAACGCACGCGCACGTCGTTCGCGGTGGTCGGCTCCATCGCCGCAGCCGTGCTGTGCATCGGCGGATTCGGCGCGGTCGTGGCGGGCGCCGGACCGGGCGATGCGCTCTACGGCCTGCACACCGCGCTGTTCGGCGAACAGACCCGCACCGATCAGGTGACGCTCGCGTCGCAGCAACTGGCGGAGGTGCAGCAGCTGATCGACCAAGGGCAGTGGCAGGCCGCCCAGGACAAGCTGCAGGCGGTCACGACCACCGTCGCGACGGTCGATGACGTCGAGCAGAAGCAGGAACTGGTGTCGCAGTGGCAGCAGCTGACGGTCAAGGTCGACGCGAAGGACGCCAACGCGACGCTGCCGCCCGGGGAGCCGCCGCCACCGATGCCCGAGCCGGTCGTCGTCGCGCCGGACTCCGGTACGTCGACCTCGACGTCGTCTGAGACCGACGGCGCGACGTCATCTCCGTCGTCGTCGTCGGAGACCAGCACGTCGACCTCGCCTTCGGAGACGACACCGTCGAGCGCCACGTCGACGAGTTCTGCGACGCCGAGTTCGCCGACGGCCGAGCCGCCCCCGCCGAGCGGCACGCCGACGACCACCACGCCGCAGCCGCCGACGAATACGAGCACCGAGACCACGACGACGCACGCGGTCACGACGACCACCACCACGACGCAGCAGTTGCCGCCGGTCGCGGGTCCGCCCGCGGGCGGCGGCGAGGCGCCGAGTGTGGTGGGTGACGCGCCCGCGGCGGGCACCGGTGTCCCGCCCGCAGGCGGCGGTGCGCCCGTTGGCGGGAGTGCGCAAGTCGCGACGCCGCCGACGACCGTGCCGCAGGAGGTGCCGCGTCAGCAGGCGCCGGAGCCCAAGGCCCCGGAGCCCAAGGCCCCGGAGCCCAAGGCGCCTGAGCCTGAGCCTGCGACTAAGCCTGCGCCGGAGGTGACCGCGCCGGTCACGACCACGCTGGAGATGCCGCAGCCGAAGAAGCGCAACGGCGGCGGCGGGGAGTAGTTAAGCCCTCAGCGATAACCTTCGGTGTCCGACGTCGCCTCGTTGAGCGACGCGTCGGCGTAGCCGCGGCAGTAATCCCAGGTCACGTAGGCGTCGGGTTCGGGGTCGTAGGCCGGCTCGTGCGGCCGCACAGTGCCATCGACCAGCAGCTGCAACAGGTTGGCGCGCAGCATGTCCCAGTCGTGGTAGTGATCCTGCTGGCATTCGTCGCAGCACACGACGAGACCGCGAATCCCCTTGTGCGCCAACAGCGCCTCGTAGACAGCCAGGTCGGCGAGATCCGCCTCGACCGCGGTCCGCTCCTGCGGGTCCAGGGGCTGGCCGGGCTCGAGCGCATCAAGCGCCGCCGAAGGGTCGCACGGGTCATCGGCGAACGGATCGGGCGGCAAACCCGGTGGCAGGTGATCACGCACGAGTCCACACTACGCAGCGGCACTGGCATCGCGCCAGCCGTTGGCAACGTCGTCAGGTGCGTGTCCGCCAGGCAGCGTGGGGCCGAAGCGGTGTCGTGAATGCCGATAAGATGAGTATCTAGCTCGACGCTGATGGAAGGCCCGCCCATGTCGATTGCTGAAAGCAGCATTCCCATCGCCGTTCCGGTGCCCACCGGTGGCGATGACCCGACCAAAGTGGCCATGCTCGGGCTCACTTTCGACGACGTCCTGCTGCTGCCCGCCGCCTCCGATGTGGTGCCCGCCACAGCCGACACCTCCAGCCAGCTCACCAAGAAGATCAGGCTGCGGGTGCCGCTCGTCAGCTCGGCGATGGACACCGTGACCGAAGCCAGGATGGCGATCGCCATGGCCAGGGCGGGTGGCATGGGCGTGCTGCACCGCAACCTGCCCGTCGCGGAGCAGGCCGGCCAGGTCGAGACGGTCAAGCGGTCCGAGGCCGGTATGGTCACCGACCCGGTCACCTGCTCACCGGACAACACGCTCGCCGAAGTCGACGCCATGTGCGCCCGGTTCCGCATCTCCGGGCTGCCGGTGGTCGACGCCGACGGCGCGCTCGTCGGCATCATCACCAACCGCGATATGCGCTTCGAAGTCGACATGGGCAAGCCGGTCTCCGAAGTGATGACCAAGGCGCCGTTGATCACCGCGCAGGAGGGCGTCTCGGCCGAGGCGGCGCTAGGCCTGTTGCGCCGCAACAAGATCGAGAAGCTGCCCATCGTCGACGGGCACGGCAAGCTGACCGGTCTGATCACGGTCAAGGACTTCGTCAAGACCGAGCAGTTCCCGTACGCCACCAAGGACAGCGACGGCAGGCTGCTGGTCGGAGCCGCCGTCGGTGTGGGCGACGATTCGTGGACGCGCGCCATGACGCTCGTGGACGCCGGCGTCGACGTGGTGATCGTCGACACCGCGCATGCGCACAACCGTCTGGTGCTCGACATGGTGCATCGGCTCAAGACCATGGTCGGTGACCGCGTCGAGGTGATCGGCGGGAATGTCGCCACCCGGGCTGCGGCCGCCGCGCTCGTGGATGCGGGCGCCGACGCGGTGAAGGTGGGCGTCGGTCCCGGCTCCATCTGCACCACGCGGGTCGTCGCCGGCGTTGGCGCACCCCAGATCACCGCGATCCTGGAAGCCGTGGCCGCGTGCTCACCGAAGGGTGTGCCGGTGATCGCCGACGGCGGACTGCAGTACTCCGGCGACATCGCCAAGGCGCTGGCGGCAGGCGCGTCCACCGCGATGCTGGGCTCGCTGCTGGCAGGCACGGCCGAATCGCCCGGCGAGCTGATCTTCGTCAACGGCAAGCAGTTCAAGAGCTACCGCGGGATGGGGTCGCTCGGTGCCATGCAGGGTCGCGGCGGCGGCAAGTCCTATTCGAAGGACCGCTACTTCCAGGACGACGCGTTGAGCGAGGACAAGCTGGTGCCCGAGGGCATCGAAGGCCGCGTGCCGTTCCGCGGTCCGCTGTCGACGGTGATCCACCAGTTGACCGGCGGCCTGCGCGCCGCCATGGGCTACACCGGATCGGCCACCATCGAGCAGTTGCAGCAGGCGCAGTTCGTGCAGATCACCGCGGCGGGGTTGAAGGAAAGCCATCCGCATGACATCACGATGACGGTCGAGGCGCCCAACTACTACACCCGCTGACAAGGGGAGCCCCACCGTGCGCGACATGGTTGAAATCGGCATGGGCAGAACCGCCCGCCGCACCTACGAACTCGACGACATCAACATCGTTCCGTCCCGGCGGACACGGTCCAGTCAGGACGTGTCGACGGCCTGGCAGTTGGACGCATACCGATTCGAGATCCCGGTGATGTCGCATCCGACCGACGCGTTGGTGTCGGTCGAATTCGCCATCGAACTGGGGCGGTGCGGTGGCCTCGGCGTGCTCAACGGCGAGGGGCTGATCGGTCGGCACGCCGACGTCGAAGAGAAGATCGCGCAGGTGCTCGAGGCCGCCGAGAAGGAGCCCGAACCCTCGGCCGCGATTCGGCTGTTGCAGCAATTGCATTCTGCGCCACTGGATCCCGATCTGCTGGGTGCTGCGGTGGCGCGCATCCGCGAGGCGGGCGTGACCACGGCCGTTCGGGTCAGCCCGCAGAACGCGCAGTCGCTGACGCCGGCGTTGGTGGCGGCGGGCATCGACCTGTTGGTCATCCAGGGCACCATCATCTCGGCTGAGCGCGTCGCGCAGGACGGTGAGCCGCTCAACCTGAAGACCTTCATCTCCGAGTTGGACATACCGGTGGTCGCGGGCGGTGTGCTCGACCACCGCACCGCGCTGCACCTGATGCGCACCGGCGCGGCGGGCGTCATCGTCGGCTATGGGTCGACGTCCGGGGTGACGACCACCGACGAGGTGCTGGGCATCAGCGTGCCGATGGCGACGGCCATCGCCGACGCGGCCGCCGCCCGCCGCGAATACCTCGACGAGACCGGCGGCCGCTACGTGCATGTGCTGGCCGACGGGGACATCCACACGTCCGGTGATCTGGCCAAGGCCATCGCCTGCGGCGCGGACGCGGTGGTGCTTGGCACGCCGCTGTCGACGGCCGCCGAAGCGCTCGGCGGCGGCTGGTTCTGGCCTGCCGCGGCGGCCCACCCGTCGCTGCCCCGCGGCGCGCTGCTGCAGGTGGCGATCGGTGAGCGGGCGCCGCTGGAGCAGGTGCTCAACGGCCCGTCCGACGATCCGTTCGGCTCGCTCAACCTGGTCGGCGGGCTGCGCCGGTCGATGGCCAAGGCCGGATATTGCGACCTCAAGGAGTTTCAGAAGGTCGGCCTGACGGTCGGCAGCTGACCTCTTCCGCGAGCAGACATAGAAACGTGTAATCAGCGCCGGTTTCGTACGTTTCTGTGTCTGCTCGCCGAGAAACCGCGCTTTACAAATTAGGCCCCCCTGTCTAGAACTAGGCGAGCGCTAAGTCCATACTGGGGAGCATGAAACCTGACTATGACGTTCTGATCATTGGTTCGGGGTTCGGGGGGAGTGTCACCGCGCTACGCCTGACAGAAAAGGGCTATCGCGTCGGGGTGCTCGAAGCGGGCCGCCGGTTCAACGACGAAGACTTCGCCAAGACCTCGTGGAACCTGCGGAAGTTCCTGTGGGCGCCGAAGCTCGGCATGTACGGCATCCAGCGGATCCACCTGTTGCGCAACGTCATGATCCTGGCGGGCGCGGGCGTCGGCGGCGGATCGCTGAACTACGCCAACACCTTGTACGTGCCGCCGGAGCCGTTCTTCAACGATCCCCAGTGGAAGAACATCACCGACTGGCGCGCAGAGTTGATGCCGCACTACGACCAGGCTCAGCGCATGCTCGGCGTGGTGGAGAACCCGACGTTCACCGACGCCGACCGCGTCATGAAAGAGGTCGCCGACGACATGGGCGTCGGCGACACGTTCGTGCCGACGCCCGTCGGGGTGTTCTTCGGCCCTGACGGGCAGAAGACGCCAGGCAAGACAGTCCCCGATCCGTACTTCGGCGGCGCAGGCCCGGCGCGCACCGGCTGCATCGAATGCGGCGAGTGCATGACCGGGTGTCGGCACAACGCCAAGAACACGTTGGTGAAGAATTACCTGGGTCTGGCGGAAAGAGCTGGGGCAGAAGTCATTCCGCTGACGACCGTCACCGGATTCGAGCAGTCCTCCGACGGATTGTGGCAGGTGCGTACCGCCCGAACGGGCTTGCTGCCTCGTAAGCGGCGCACGTACACCGCCACGCATGTGGTGCTGGCCGCCGGGACGTACGGCACGCAGAAGTTGCTGTTCAAGATGCGCGACAAGGGCAAGCTGCCGAGGCTGTCCGACAAGCTCGGCGTGCTGACGCGGACCAACTCGGAGTCGATCGTCGGCGCGGGCCGGTTCACCGTCGCACCCGACTTGGACCTCACGCACGGCGTCGCGATCACCTCGTCGATCCATCCCACGTCGGACACGCACGTCGAACCGGTGCGGTACGGCAAGGGCTCAAATGCCATGGGACTGCTGCAAACCCTGATGACCGACGGGGACGGACCGGAGGGCTCAGACGTGCCGCGCTGGAAGCAGTTCTTCCAGCAGGCCGGTGAGGATCCGCGCGGCATGCTGCGGTTGCTCAACCCGCGACGCTGGAGCGAGCGGACGATGATCGCACTGGTGATGCAGCACCTCGACAACTCCATCACCACTTTCACTCGGCGCACGAAGTTCGGCTTCCGCCGACTCGACAGCAGGCAGGGCCACGGTCAGCCGAATCCGTCGTGGATCCCGGCTGGCAACGAAGTGACCCGCCGGATCGCTGAGAAGATCGACGGGGTTGCGGGCGGCACGTGGGGTGAGTTGTTCAACATCCCGCTCACCGCCCACTTCCTCGGCGGGGCCGCGATCGGCGACACCCCGCAGACCGGCGTCATCGATCCGTATCAGCGGGTGTATGGATACCCGACCCTGTCGGTGCACGACGGGGCCGCTGTGTCGGCGAATCTCGGTGTGAATCCGTCTCTTTCGATCACCGCGCAGGCCGAGCGGGCGGCGTCGCTGTGGCCGAACAAGGGCGAGGCGGACCAGCGTCCGGAACAGGGCCAACCGTACAAGCGGCTGGCGCCGATCCCGCCGGAGCATCCGGTGGTGCCCGCCGACGCACCGGCGGCGCTGCGACGGTTGCCGATCCAGCCGGTCAGTTCAGCGGGCTGACAGCAAGCTCTACGTAAAGCCGCACCGGTGATTCTGGTGGCAGTCACCTGGGCGCAGGTATGAATCTCGCTGTCTTGTCGTGAGTTTGCGAGGAAAGCGAGATTCCGTTGTCGTTGACCACTGCCCACATCCGTAAGCGGGCATCCTTTTCCGTCGGTGTCGCCGCCGTCGCGGTCGGCATGCTGTCGGTTGCGTGTAGCTCCCACGGGACGCCCGCGCCGACATCGACGACCTCGACGACGACAACGACGTCCTCGGCCAGCCACCACGACAAGCACGAGCAGTCCGGCGGCTCGTCGAACAGCGGCGGCGGCGGTGGGGGAGCGGCGCCCGTTCAGACGGAGACGGAGACCGTGGCGCCCAGCACGGTGACCAACACCGAGACGGACGTGCAGACGACGGTGCAGACGTCGGTGGCCACCCAAACCCAAACGGTGACAGCCACTCCGACGTGGCAGCAGCACGAGCAGAACGGCCGCAACGACAATCGCGACCAGTTCGGATCCCGGCAGCAGCATTGATGTCACTACCCGCGAGGTAATCGACACGGGGCCGATCGGGCGGTCAGCATTTCGGACATGCCGAGAATGCTGACCGCCGACCGCGCCGAGTGCTTCTACACCGATCAGGGGGACGGGCCTTGCGTCGTCTTCACCCACTCCTGGGCGCTGAACTCTGACCAGTGGACCTATCTCGTCGCGGCTCTGCTCGACGCGGGGCACCGTTGCGTCACCTTTGACCGACGCGGTCACGGCCGATCCGACCGGCATGGCGGCGGTTGGAGCATGGACCTGCTCGCCGACGATCTCGCGCAACTCATCGAACATCTCGACCTCAAAGATGTGACGCTCGTGGGACATTCGATGGGCTGCAGCGAAATCGTCCGGTACGTCACGCGGCACGGCGACAGCCGGATCTCGGGTGCGGTGTTCCTCGCGCCGATCCTGCCGCTGCTGGTGAAGACCGCAGACAACCCCGACGGCGTCGACAACTCCCACCTCGAGGCGTCGCTGGACCTGCTTCGCCGCGACGTGCCGCAGTGGTGTGCGGACAACGCGCCCCCTTATTTCGGTGTGAATCCCGGCGTTTCGGCGGGGATGACCGAATGGACCACCAGGCAGATCATCGACACCCCGGTCAAGACGCTGGTCGACACGCTGAGGTTGGGCGCCGAGACCGATTTCCGTGCCGAGTTGCCGCCGTTCGACGTGCCCACGCTGATCATCCACGGCGATGCCGACGCCTCCGCGCCGATCGAGATCACCGGCCGCAAGACCGCTGCGTTGCTGCCCGACGCGGCGCTGATCGAACTGCCAGGGGTGGGCCACGGCCTGTACGTCACGCATGCGTCTCTGATCGCCGAAGAGGTCGCCAAGGTCGCCGTGTCGTGAGTTTGCAGACCGGGTGTGCGGGGTACCTGCGACCACATGCGGACGATGTACCACGAGGAACTGTCCGCCTTGTGCAGCCGGGTCGCCGACATGTGCGGGCTCGCCGCCGACGCGATGGAACGCGCGACGCAGGCGTTGCTCGGCGCTGACCTGTCGGTCGCCGAGCAGGTGATCGCCGACCATGAACGCATCGTCGCGCTCAGCAGGCAGACCGAGGCGTCCGCGCTCAAACTGCTCGCGTTGCAGCAACCGGTCGCCGGCGACTTGAGAAGCATCCTGACCGCGATACACGTCGGGGCGGACACCGAGCGGATGGGCGCGCTGGCGGTGCACGTCGCGAGCATCTCGCGGCTGCGTCATCCCGAATGCGCGCTACCCGACGAGGTGCGGGCAAGTTTCGCCGAAATGGGCTCGCGGGCAGTCAATTTGGCGCGCACGGCCAAGGAGGTGCTCGAGTCGCGGGATCCGGCCGTTGCCGCCACCCTGCGCGCGGACGACGATGCCGTCGACGCCGCGCACCGGCACCTGTTCACCCTGTTGATCGATCGCAAGTGGCAGGACGGGGTCTGCTCCGCTGTCGACGTCGCGCTGCTCGGCAGGTACTACGAACGGTTCGCCGACCACGCGGTGGAGATCGGTAAGCGGGTGATCTTCGAGGCGACCGGCGGCCTGCCGGACCACAAGAAGATGGCCTAGTGCCGCCGCAGCGACTCCCAGTCGTGTTTGTCCTCCAGATGGGCGATCGCCTTGGCGGTGCGCTCGCGTAGCAGCAGCGTCATGCCGATGCCGACGAGCACCGCGACCACCAGCGCGATCCACGAGAACCGCGACAGCCACTTCTCGGCGGCCAGGCCCAGGTAGTACACCACCGCGGTGGTGCCCCCGGCCCAGAACAGCGCGCCGGTGGCGTTGGCGGCCAAAAACCGCGGATAGCGCATCTTCAACGCGCCCGCCAGCGGGCCAGCCAGGATGCGCAACAGCGCGATGAACCGCCCGAAGAACACCGCCCACACCCCCCACCGGTGAAACAGCTGCTTGGCGAGGGCGACGTGACCCGTGCCGAAATGTTTCGGGAAACGGTTGCCCAACCGTTCGAACAGCGACATGCCGTAGCGGTGGCCGATCGAGTAGCCGATGGTGTCCCCGACGACCGCGCCGATCGTGGCCGCCGCGCCCACCGCGACCGGGCTGATGTCCAGGGTGTGGCGCGACGCCAGCAGCGCGGCGCTGACGAGCACGATCTCTCCCGGCAGCGGGATGCCGAGGCTCTCGATGCCGATGACGGCACCGACGAGGAGATAGATGGCAATCGGCGGGACCGTCTGCAGAATCGCGTCCACGTTCACGCCGCTAAGAATGCCCTATCTCGGGCCGGTGCTAGAAGTCCCGTTCGTCAGGTTTGTCGACACTGCGCGGGGTCAGGCCGAGACTGCGGACGTGCGCAGCGATTTGGTCCAGGCTGGCGACCCAGACGTCGTCGTGGGAGCACACGTAGGAGATCAGGCCCTCCAGCGCCTTCGCCCGCGACGGGCGCCCCGACAGGAACGGATGATTCGTCAGCACGAAGCAGGCGCCGGCCTCCCGTACCGCATCGAACTCCAGCTTCCACATCTCGACGGCCTTGACCGGACTCTCGATCAAACCCGATCCGGAGAAGTCCGGCACATAGCAGTACTGTTCCCAGTCGTCGAGCGCCCACTGAATCGGGATCTCGACCAACGGGCCGCCGCCGTCGACGGCGAGCTCATAGGGGTGGTCGGTGTCCATCAGGCTGCTGTCGTAGGTGAATCCCCTGTCCCGCAGCAACTTCGGTGAATGCCAGTTCAGCTCCCACATCGGCGCGCGGTAACCGGTGGGCCGCACACCTGCGACGGTGTCCAGCGCCTCGAGGCCGCGGTCCAGGATCGCCGCCTCCTGCTCCTCCGTCAGCCCGAACA
It contains:
- a CDS encoding sigma-70 family RNA polymerase sigma factor, which codes for MTFSGERLDAVVAEAVAGNRDALREVLEIIRPIVVRYCRARVGATERSGLSADDVAQEVCLAAITALPRYKDQGRPFLAFVYGIAAHKVADAHRAAARNRADPTDAVPERYSLEAGPEQMALDSESAARMNKLLSVLPEKQREILILRIVVGMSAEETAEAVGSTPGAVRVAQHRALARLKNEITATEHGHA
- a CDS encoding anti-sigma-D factor RsdA, yielding MPDFGRWNNGGDPSLNEINRTDRFIDALANQQPVYSTDPGEGELAHLLAGWRDEIRTPPLMRPVTPRDAAAALTRAIEARKRTRTSFAVVGSIAAAVLCIGGFGAVVAGAGPGDALYGLHTALFGEQTRTDQVTLASQQLAEVQQLIDQGQWQAAQDKLQAVTTTVATVDDVEQKQELVSQWQQLTVKVDAKDANATLPPGEPPPPMPEPVVVAPDSGTSTSTSSETDGATSSPSSSSETSTSTSPSETTPSSATSTSSATPSSPTAEPPPPSGTPTTTTPQPPTNTSTETTTTHAVTTTTTTTQQLPPVAGPPAGGGEAPSVVGDAPAAGTGVPPAGGGAPVGGSAQVATPPTTVPQEVPRQQAPEPKAPEPKAPEPKAPEPEPATKPAPEVTAPVTTTLEMPQPKKRNGGGGE
- a CDS encoding DUF5319 domain-containing protein — protein: MRDHLPPGLPPDPFADDPCDPSAALDALEPGQPLDPQERTAVEADLADLAVYEALLAHKGIRGLVVCCDECQQDHYHDWDMLRANLLQLLVDGTVRPHEPAYDPEPDAYVTWDYCRGYADASLNEATSDTEGYR
- the guaB gene encoding IMP dehydrogenase, with translation MSIAESSIPIAVPVPTGGDDPTKVAMLGLTFDDVLLLPAASDVVPATADTSSQLTKKIRLRVPLVSSAMDTVTEARMAIAMARAGGMGVLHRNLPVAEQAGQVETVKRSEAGMVTDPVTCSPDNTLAEVDAMCARFRISGLPVVDADGALVGIITNRDMRFEVDMGKPVSEVMTKAPLITAQEGVSAEAALGLLRRNKIEKLPIVDGHGKLTGLITVKDFVKTEQFPYATKDSDGRLLVGAAVGVGDDSWTRAMTLVDAGVDVVIVDTAHAHNRLVLDMVHRLKTMVGDRVEVIGGNVATRAAAAALVDAGADAVKVGVGPGSICTTRVVAGVGAPQITAILEAVAACSPKGVPVIADGGLQYSGDIAKALAAGASTAMLGSLLAGTAESPGELIFVNGKQFKSYRGMGSLGAMQGRGGGKSYSKDRYFQDDALSEDKLVPEGIEGRVPFRGPLSTVIHQLTGGLRAAMGYTGSATIEQLQQAQFVQITAAGLKESHPHDITMTVEAPNYYTR
- a CDS encoding GuaB3 family IMP dehydrogenase-related protein; protein product: MVEIGMGRTARRTYELDDINIVPSRRTRSSQDVSTAWQLDAYRFEIPVMSHPTDALVSVEFAIELGRCGGLGVLNGEGLIGRHADVEEKIAQVLEAAEKEPEPSAAIRLLQQLHSAPLDPDLLGAAVARIREAGVTTAVRVSPQNAQSLTPALVAAGIDLLVIQGTIISAERVAQDGEPLNLKTFISELDIPVVAGGVLDHRTALHLMRTGAAGVIVGYGSTSGVTTTDEVLGISVPMATAIADAAAARREYLDETGGRYVHVLADGDIHTSGDLAKAIACGADAVVLGTPLSTAAEALGGGWFWPAAAAHPSLPRGALLQVAIGERAPLEQVLNGPSDDPFGSLNLVGGLRRSMAKAGYCDLKEFQKVGLTVGS
- a CDS encoding GMC oxidoreductase; amino-acid sequence: MKPDYDVLIIGSGFGGSVTALRLTEKGYRVGVLEAGRRFNDEDFAKTSWNLRKFLWAPKLGMYGIQRIHLLRNVMILAGAGVGGGSLNYANTLYVPPEPFFNDPQWKNITDWRAELMPHYDQAQRMLGVVENPTFTDADRVMKEVADDMGVGDTFVPTPVGVFFGPDGQKTPGKTVPDPYFGGAGPARTGCIECGECMTGCRHNAKNTLVKNYLGLAERAGAEVIPLTTVTGFEQSSDGLWQVRTARTGLLPRKRRTYTATHVVLAAGTYGTQKLLFKMRDKGKLPRLSDKLGVLTRTNSESIVGAGRFTVAPDLDLTHGVAITSSIHPTSDTHVEPVRYGKGSNAMGLLQTLMTDGDGPEGSDVPRWKQFFQQAGEDPRGMLRLLNPRRWSERTMIALVMQHLDNSITTFTRRTKFGFRRLDSRQGHGQPNPSWIPAGNEVTRRIAEKIDGVAGGTWGELFNIPLTAHFLGGAAIGDTPQTGVIDPYQRVYGYPTLSVHDGAAVSANLGVNPSLSITAQAERAASLWPNKGEADQRPEQGQPYKRLAPIPPEHPVVPADAPAALRRLPIQPVSSAG
- a CDS encoding alpha/beta fold hydrolase, which codes for MPRMLTADRAECFYTDQGDGPCVVFTHSWALNSDQWTYLVAALLDAGHRCVTFDRRGHGRSDRHGGGWSMDLLADDLAQLIEHLDLKDVTLVGHSMGCSEIVRYVTRHGDSRISGAVFLAPILPLLVKTADNPDGVDNSHLEASLDLLRRDVPQWCADNAPPYFGVNPGVSAGMTEWTTRQIIDTPVKTLVDTLRLGAETDFRAELPPFDVPTLIIHGDADASAPIEITGRKTAALLPDAALIELPGVGHGLYVTHASLIAEEVAKVAVS
- the phoU gene encoding phosphate signaling complex protein PhoU; translated protein: MRTMYHEELSALCSRVADMCGLAADAMERATQALLGADLSVAEQVIADHERIVALSRQTEASALKLLALQQPVAGDLRSILTAIHVGADTERMGALAVHVASISRLRHPECALPDEVRASFAEMGSRAVNLARTAKEVLESRDPAVAATLRADDDAVDAAHRHLFTLLIDRKWQDGVCSAVDVALLGRYYERFADHAVEIGKRVIFEATGGLPDHKKMA
- a CDS encoding DedA family protein, whose translation is MNVDAILQTVPPIAIYLLVGAVIGIESLGIPLPGEIVLVSAALLASRHTLDISPVAVGAAATIGAVVGDTIGYSIGHRYGMSLFERLGNRFPKHFGTGHVALAKQLFHRWGVWAVFFGRFIALLRILAGPLAGALKMRYPRFLAANATGALFWAGGTTAVVYYLGLAAEKWLSRFSWIALVVAVLVGIGMTLLLRERTAKAIAHLEDKHDWESLRRH
- a CDS encoding polysaccharide deacetylase, translated to MSVPATPIAWPNGARCAVSFSFDVDAESAMLGVSTTHAARMSAISHQAYGPLTGVPRLLDILARNSVTSTFFVPGYTALRYPEVIKAIVGAGHEVAHHGYLHEAMFGLTEEQEAAILDRGLEALDTVAGVRPTGYRAPMWELNWHSPKLLRDRGFTYDSSLMDTDHPYELAVDGGGPLVEIPIQWALDDWEQYCYVPDFSGSGLIESPVKAVEMWKLEFDAVREAGACFVLTNHPFLSGRPSRAKALEGLISYVCSHDDVWVASLDQIAAHVRSLGLTPRSVDKPDERDF